Proteins from one Saccharomyces eubayanus strain FM1318 chromosome XI, whole genome shotgun sequence genomic window:
- the SSH4 gene encoding Ssh4p — translation MYVTFTQDLDKAFSNLESTTNDFKVSDPNMVPTPPMDSDSAAISLAFLISLSITFAILMLILIVIAAYVTFCGDDESEYDEENALGTRTSGTLHSLFGKKHSGILLDSSFASPGGFDDEIALQERELEELPKMSAYEVELYIRTKEFQMMSPPMVKEFGTYLDKDDQQFIKDRGIQSYFLLPSINDNIDEYGNFLPSFIVQDKLDIQFSKFNKSSSTVMNYPLPHNKKDAVYFEVKVFRHIPKSNSIFSIGLTTVPYPYFRVPGMAKYSIAYESTGKLRINDPFIASTLLPKLEEGDTVGFGYRYKTGTIFITHNGKKLMDVTQNIGIDLFIGIGAFNAAYTRTYTRDGLLEDPDNVSLREALSEGKDIEVTKDLQRVHDPHDESDEMTSDEVELHVNLGQIGFVFIEANVKKYAFGSVYGQIGIPPAYNGTEINKDTILQKGEELPPRYADADNFFGKPQVREGSSAGIIAQTSRSKHSIGTYERISSNFDRENNVYDDSLDINYNNGSNNDENADYNETSPLLENASTKSSVIINTPSEISGGATNKKSINKSSKRREKNKGKGSKKKKRSRR, via the coding sequence ATGTATGTCACTTTTACGCAAGATTTGGATAAGGCGTTCAGTAATCTAGAAAGTACAACCAATGACTTTAAAGTAAGTGACCCTAACATGGTGCCAACACCTCCTATGGATTCGGATTCCGCGGCTATAAGTTTGGCATTCCTAATAAGTCTCTCGATCACATTTGCAATATTGATGCTTATCTTGATAGTAATCGCTGCATATGTTACCTTTTGTGGTGACGATGAGTCAGAATATGATGAAGAGAATGCTTTGGGTACACGAACTTCAGGAACTTTACATTCTTTGTTTGGAAAGAAACATAGCGGCATCTTGCTGGATTCCAGCTTTGCATCTCCGGGTGGGTTTGATGACGAGATCGCTCTGCAAGAAAGAGAACTCGAAGAGTTGCCAAAGATGTCAGCATATGAGGTTGAACTATATATAAGAACGAAAGAATTTCAGATGATGAGCCCGCCAATGGTAAAGGAATTTGGAACGTACTTGGATAAGGACGATCAGCAATTCATTAAGGATCGTGGTATTCAAAGTTACTTCTTGTTGCCCAGTATAAATGATAATATAGACGAATATGGAAACTTTCTGCCTAGTTTTATTGTCCAAGACAAACTAGATAtacaattttcaaaattcaataaaagCTCATCCACAGTAATGAATTATCCCTTGCCCCACAACAAGAAGGACGCGGTATATTTCGAAGTGAAGGTTTTCAGACATATCCCAAAATCCAATAGCATTTTCAGTATAGGTTTGACTACCGTTCCATATCCTTATTTTAGGGTACCCGGTATGGCTAAGTATTCCATCGCTTATGAATCCACAGGTaaattaagaataaatGATCCTTTTATCGCCAGTACATTATTGCCAAAGCTGGAGGAAGGTGACACTGTAGGATTCGGTTACAGATATAAAACAGGCACTATCTTCATCACACATAatgggaaaaaattaatggaCGTAACACAAAATATCGGTATTGATCTTTTCATTGGAATTGGGGCATTTAATGCCGCATATACAAGAACATACACAAGGGACGGGCTATTGGAAGACCCAGATAATGTCAGCCTCCGTGAAGCTCTGTCAGAAGGTAAAGATATTGAAGTTACCAAGGATCTTCAAAGAGTTCATGATCCACATGACGAGAGTGACGAAATGACATCTGATGAAGTTGAATTACACGTTAACTTAGGTCAAATTGGATTTGTTTTTATAGAAGCGAATGTGAAAAAATATGCATTTGGAAGCGTTTATGGACAAATCGGAATTCCTCCAGCTTATAACGGAACTGAGATCAACAAGGATACGATCTTACAAAAGGGGGAAGAGTTACCACCCAGATATGCTGACGCTGACAATTTTTTCGGTAAACCGCAAGTGAGAGAAGGCTCGTCTGCTGGAATAATAGCTCAGACAAGTAGATCCAAGCACTCGATTGGGACGTATGAAAGGATATCCTCTAATTTCGACAGAGAAAACAATGTGTACGATGATAGTCTTGACATCAACTACAACAACGGTAGCAATAATGACGAAAATGCAGATTACAATGAAACTTCTCCGTTATTAGAAAATGCCAGTACTAAAAGCTCAGTAATCATAAATACCCCTTCTGAAATATCCGGTGGAGCTACCAATAAGAAATCTATAAACAAATCTAGCAAGAGACGcgaaaagaacaaaggtAAAGGctccaaaaagaaaaagaggtCTAGAAGATAG
- the SRP21 gene encoding signal recognition particle subunit SRP21 — protein sequence MSVKPIDNFIMNSVRLFEVNPSQTLFSISYKPPTPKKNTKVSFRTHNSHLSSNYKFTTNKSKDVSRLLSALGPRGVSVTPGKIEKKAQLKKKQKNAKVKESDKKIKTKNIQDVVGLVTLIVNTDVKKSEPTATKTAAGQKQGANTVQNNNGGSSASKKKKNKNKGKKKR from the coding sequence ATGTCTGTGAAGCCCATTGACAACTTCATCATGAATAGCGTTCGCCTATTCGAGGTGAATCCATCTCAGACACTATTTTCTATATCGTATAAACCACCcacaccaaaaaaaaacactaaaGTATCTTTCAGAACTCATAACTCGCATCTGTCCTCGAACTACAAATTTACCACGAATAAGAGCAAAGATGTTTCGAGATTGCTTAGTGCATTGGGCCCAAGAGGTGTATCTGTAACCCCAGGcaaaatcgaaaaaaaagcacaattaaagaaaaagcaaaagaacGCTAAGGTAAAAGAATCTGataagaagataaaaaccaaaaatattcaagatGTTGTCGGTCTGGTCACTTTAATCGTGAATACTGATGTTAAGAAAAGCGAACCTACGGCCACGAAAACGGCTGCAGGGCAGAAGCAAGGTGCCAATACTGTGCAGAATAATAATGGTGGCTCTTCAGCttcgaagaagaagaaaaacaagaacaagggCAAAAAGAAGCGTTAA
- the DGR2 gene encoding Dgr2p, which translates to MFKLKTSAPNYDETLNSNKGDQNSTAVNGKETSQMRHLSIPHNQYQNPSIAESRRSSTRYDGGYSADITPAQIRIIDNIDNRARLRKTLQRNSKVLHGYSSLSENDRWYFDLFDRKYFENYLEEPSYIKIFKKKEELKQFERMFLAQELKIPDVYRSPNYQGESTGANSELFKNSICCSTFSHDGKYMVVGCKDGSLHLWKVMNSPVKRWEMARSEKSVSLTRANSLKIQRHLASISSHNGSMSSNDLKPSDQFDAASKQLHLYAPVFYSDVFRVFMEHTLDILDANWSKNGFLITASMDKTAKLWHPERKYSLKTFVHPDFVTSAIFFPSDDRFVITGCLDHKCRLWSILDNEVSYTFDCKDLITSLTLSPSDGEYTIVGTFNGYVYVLLTYGLKFVSSFHVIDKSTQGTTKNSFYPSFEFGKTQHGPRITGLQCFFSEVDKNLRLIVTTNDSRIQIFDLNEKRALEVLKGFQSGSSRHRAQLLMMKNEPVVFTGSDDHWFYAWKMQTYNLSAETNSIIPNRKKRLSGNMSFKGLLRIVSNKSTNDEASTEASNQGGSRTNQNSSKTAPQTQHVGSQAIKNNHYISFHAHSAPVTCASIAPDVALKNVSLSNDLIFELTSQYFKELNQNNNNAENNGANDSKPTLQAIKESGGFSTNLSNVVNNVGTILITTDNQGSIRVFRTDILPEIRKKIIEKFHAYNSFHSEATDKRNSQNNDSLFVSKMDETEPEEVDEFSTAPPSNVDNKRDQESRLSNDFYEQHLNNNQVVSGKSPRAGAIFKNSIFNKSNGSFMSLKSRSESTNSTLFGPHDIPQSSTSDPKLKCDVCNGSKFECVSRNPISGGEDYFTCTDCGTILNNFR; encoded by the coding sequence ATGTTCAAGCTGAAGACAAGCGCCCCAAACTACGATGAAACTTTAAACTCTAATAAGGGTGATCAAAATTCGACCGCTGTAAATGGTAAGGAAACGAGCCAAATGAGACATTTGAGTATTCCACATAATCAATACCAGAATCCGTCCATTGCAGAGTCAAGGAGAAGCTCTACTAGGTATGATGGAGGTTATTCTGCCGATATAACCCCTGCTCAAATAAGAATTATTGATAATATAGACAACAGAGCAAGACTAAGAAAGAcacttcaaagaaattcaaaggtCTTGCATGGATACAGTAGCCTCAGCGAGAACGACCGATGGTATTTCGATCTATTCGATAGAaagtattttgaaaattatcTCGAAGAACCCTCCTATATCAagatctttaaaaaaaaggaagagttGAAACAGTTTGAAAGGATGTTCTTAGCTCAGGAGTTGAAAATTCCTGATGTATATAGATCACCCAATTATCAAGGAGAATCAACAGGGGCCAATTCCgaactcttcaaaaattcaatatgCTGTTCTACATTCAGTCACGATGGTAAATATATGGTTGTTGGTTGCAAAGATGGTTCTTTACATCTTTGGAAAGTCATGAACTCACCAGTTAAGAGATGGGAAATGGCTCGATCAGAAAAATCGGTTAGTTTAACTAGAGCGAACTCTTTAAAAATCCAGAGACATTTAGCTAGCATTAGTTCTCACAACGGATCCATGTCAAGTAATGATTTAAAACCAAGCGACCAGTTCGATGCAGCTTCGAAACAATTACATCTATACGCACCAGTTTTCTATTCCGATGTGTTCAGAGTTTTCATGGAACATACCTTAGATATCTTAGATGCGAATTGGTCCAAAAATGGATTTCTAATAACAGCTTCGATGGACAAAACTGCAAAACTATGGCATCCTGAGAGGAAATACTCATTGAAAACTTTCGTTCATCCTGATTTTGTCACTTCTGCAATATTTTTCCCCAGTGACGATCGTTTCGTAATAACCGGATGTTTAGACCACAAATGCAGGTTGTGGTCTATACTTGATAACGAAGTCTCCTATACCTTTGATTGTAAAGACTTGATAACGTCTTTAACTCTATCTCCTTCTGATGGAGAATATACTATTGTCGGCACGTTCAATGGGTACGTTTATGTTTTATTAACGTATGGTTTaaaatttgtttcttcatttcATGTGATTGACAAAAGCACGCAAGGGACTACCAAAAATAGCTTCTACCCGTCTTTCGAATTTGGGAAAACTCAACACGGCCCTAGGATTACGGGCCTTCAATGCTTTTTCTCTGAGGTAGATAAAAATTTACGATTAATAGTTACTACAAATGATTCGAGaatccaaatttttgatctaaatgaaaaaagagcaCTGGAAGTATTAAAAGGATTTCAAAGTGGCTCTTCAAGGCATAGAGCTCAACTattaatgatgaaaaatgaGCCAGTAGTATTTACGGGTAGCGATGATCATTGGTTTTACGCCTGGAAAATGCAGACCTACAACTTATCAGCAGAAACGAATAGCATAATTccaaacagaaaaaagagGCTGAGCGGTAATATGAGTTTCAAAGGGCTTTTGAGGATTGTCTCCAATAAAAGTACGAATGACGAAGCCTCGACAGAAGCCTCAAACCAAGGTGGGTCTCGCACAAACCAaaactcttcaaaaactgCCCCTCAGACTCAACATGTTGGTAGCCAAgctatcaaaaataatcatTACATATCGTTCCATGCCCATAGTGCGCCAGTCACTTGTGCTAGTATTGCTCCCGATGTTGCACTTAAAAACGTTTCATTATCAAACGATTTGATTTTCGAGCTGACTTCACAGTATTTTAAAGAGTTGaatcaaaataataataatgcGGAAAATAATGGCGCAAATGATAGCAAACCCACCTTGCAGGCTATTAAAGAGTCGGGAGGATTTAGCACAAATTTATCAAACGTCGTAAATAATGTTGGTACAATTTTAATCACGACAGATAATCAGGGTTCGATTCGTGTTTTCAGAACTGATATCTTGCCAGAAATACGTAAGAAAATCATTGAGAAATTCCACGCTTATAACTCGTTCCACAGTGAAGCTACtgacaaaagaaacagcCAAAATAATGACAGTTTATTCGTTAGTAAAATGGATGAGACAGAGCCGGAAGAAGTTGACGAATTTAGCACTGCCCCACCTTCAAATGTAGATAACAAAAGAGATCAAGAAAGTAGGTTGAGCAATGATTTTTATGAGCAACATTTGAACAATAACCAAGTGGTTTCAGGTAAGTCGCCAAGAGCCGGtgctattttcaaaaactcgATATTCAACAAATCCAATGGCAGTTTTATGTCATTAAAGTCAAGAAGCGAGAGCACTAATTCTACGTTATTCGGGCCGCATGATATTCCGCAAAGCTCTACCTCGGATCCGAAGCTAAAGTGCGACGTTTGCAATGGATCTAAGTTTGAATGCGTCTCAAGAAATCCGATTAGTGGAGGCGAGGATTATTTCACTTGCACTGACTGTGGTACGATACTCAATAATTTCAGATAA
- the OAC1 gene encoding Oac1p, with the protein MSSENSKQENQVEKTAAQKISKFGSFVAGGLAACIAVTVTNPIELIKIRMQLQGEMSASAAKVYKNPIQGMAVIFKNEGIKGLQKGLNAAYIYQIGLNGSRLGFYEPIRTSLNQVFFPGQEPHKVQSVGVNVVSGATSGIIGAVVGSPLFLVKTRLQSYSEFIKIGEQTHYTGVWNGLVTIFKTEGVKGLFRGIDAAILRTGAGSSVQLPIYNTAKGFLVKNDIMKDGPALHLTASTISGLGVAVVMNPWDVILTRIYNQKGNLYKGPIDCLVKTVKIEGVSALYKGFVAQVFRIAPHTIMCLTFMEQTMKLVYSVESRVLGHN; encoded by the coding sequence ATGTCATCTGAAAATTCTAAACAGGAGAATCAAGTTGAGAAAACAGCAGctcaaaaaatatcaaagttTGGTTCGTTTGTAGCTGGTGGCCTAGCAGCATGTATAGCGGTCACTGTTACCAATCCGATCGAATTGATTAAGATTAGAATGCAACTTCAAGGTGAAATGTCCGCTTCAGCTGCGAAAGTTTACAAGAATCCAATTCAAGGTATGGCAGTGATCTTTAAAAACGAAGGTATCAAAGGTCTACAAAAGGGTTTAAACGCTGCTTACATCTATCAAATTGGATTAAACGGTTCCAGATTGGGGTTTTATGAGCCAATTAGAACATCATTAAATCAAGTTTTCTTTCCAGGTCAAGAACCACACAAGGTACAAAGTGTCGGAGTTAACGTTGTTTCTGGTGCTACCTCTGGTATAATTGGTGCCGTCGTTGGTTCTCCATTGTTTTTAGTAAAGACAAGACTTCAGTCGTATTCTGAGTTTATAAAAATTGGTGAGCAAACTCATTATACTGGTGTTTGGAACGGGCTGGTCACAATTTTCAAGACTGAAGGTGTTAAAGGGCTGTTCAGAGGTATCGATGCCGCTATTCTTAGAACAGGTGCTGGTTCCTCTGTTCAACTACCAATTTACAACACAGCAAAGGGATTTTTGGTAAAGAATGATATAATGAAGGATGGACCAGCCTTACATTTAACCGCAAGTACTATATCTGGGTTAGGTGTTGCCGTGGTTATGAACCCTTGGGATGTTATTTTGACAAGAATCTATAACCAAAAGGGTAACTTGTACAAGGGACCTATCGACTGTTTAGTAAAAACAGTAAAAATTGAAGGTGTTTCTGCCTTGTATAAAGGTTTCGTGGCTCAAGTCTTCAGAATTGCCCCTCATACGATCATGTGTTTGACCTTTATGGAACAAACAATGAAGCTGGTTTATTCAGTGGAGTCAAGAGTTTTAGGCCATAATTGA
- the VPH2 gene encoding Vph2p — MFDIKLNRKTTEFLRKFKSSGRSNKSIDEDIEVFLQGHAVPINSLLFYVKEYTKDNDLPCSMRELLTPLEFEFKPKVAKGSHYSESFKKNLEFLKYQEQELEYQTMVKRNKPISSLREEDELTPSQINKQIKEQVTTVFNVLVSVVSVVVAIWYWTGTSTNFPVHVRLLLCLFFGILVLVADVVVYNSYLKKLEEAKVKERVKVEKKKVLKKITL; from the coding sequence ATGTTTGACATTAAGCTGAATAGGAAGACAACAGAGTTTCTGCGAAAGTTCAAGAGCAGTGGAAGATCAAACAAAAGTATTGATGAGGATATTGAGGTGTTTTTACAAGGGCACGCTGTCCCCATCAATTCACTGCTATTTTATGTAAAGGAGTACACGAAGGATAATGATTTGCCCTGCTCAATGAGAGAACTGTTGACACCACTCGAATTCGAATTCAAACCAAAAGTTGCCAAAGGTTCGCATTATTCAGAGAGTTTTAAGAAGAATTTAgagtttttaaaatatcagGAACAAGAGCTTGAATACCAAACAATGGTCAAGAGAAATAAACCTATCTCGTCACTTCGAGAAGAAGACGAGCTTACACCTTCGCAAATCAATAAGCAAATTAAAGAACAAGTTACTACTGTTTTCAACGTTCTTGTAAGTGTCGTTTCTGTTGTCGTGGCTATTTGGTACTGGACCGGGACCTCTACAAATTTCCCAGTACATGTTCGTCTCTTATTGTGTCTATTTTTTGGGATATTAGTCTTAGTAGCAGATGTGGTTGTTTATAACAGTTACTTAAAGAAGCTTGAAGAAGCGAAAGTGAAAGAGAGAGtaaaagttgaaaaaaagaaagtgctgaagaagatcaCGCTGTAA
- the SBA1 gene encoding Hsp90 cochaperone SBA1 has translation MSEKVINPQVSWAQRSSTTDPERNYVLMTVSIADCDAPDLTIKPTYIELKAQSKPHVGDETVHHYQLHIDLYKEIIPEKTMHKVANGQHYFLKLYKKDLEAEYWPRLTKEKMKYSYIKTDFDKWVDEDEQDEVEAEGNDAAQGMDLSQMMGGAGGPGGAQGMDFSQMMGGAGGPGGAQGMDFSQMMGGAGGAGGAQGMDFSKMMGGAGGAGSPDMAQLQQLLAQSGGNLNMGDFQENDEGDEEDEEEPEVKA, from the coding sequence ATGTCCGAAAAAGTTATCAATCCTCAAGTTTCATGGGCTCAAAGGTCTAGCACCACTGATCCAGAGAGAAATTACGTCTTAATGACCGTGTCAATTGCTGACTGTGATGCCCCAGACTTAACTATCAAACCAACTTACATTGAATTGAAGGCTCAATCAAAGCCTCATGTCGGTGACGAGACtgttcatcattatcaacTGCATATTGATCTGTATAAGGAAATCATACCTGAAAAAACAATGCATAAAGTCGCTAATGGTCAACACTATTTCTTGAAACTGTACAAAAAGGATTTGGAAGCCGAATACTGGCCACGTTTgacaaaggaaaagatgAAGTACTCTTACATCAAGACTGATTTCGATAAATGGgtcgatgaagatgaacaaGATGAAGTCGAAGCTGAAGGTAACGATGCCGCCCAAGGCATGGACTTAAGCCAAATGATGGGTGGTGCTGGCGGCCCTGGTGGCGCTCAAGGCATGGACTTCAGTCAAATGATGGGCGGTGCTGGCGGCCCTGGTGGCGCTCAAGGCATGGACTTCAGTCAAATGATGGGCGGTGCTGGCGGTGCTGGTGGAGCTCAAGGCATGGACTTCAGTAAAATGATGGGCGGTGCCGGAGGTGCCGGCTCTCCAGATATGGCTCAATTGCAACAATTATTGGCCCAAAGTGGTGGTAATTTGAACATGGGCgatttccaagaaaatgacGAAGGAgatgaggaagatgaagaagaaccgGAAGTGAAAGCATGA
- the PRR1 gene encoding serine/threonine protein kinase PRR1, whose translation MDEFSRLFSQPKTPQLKQDGFSDSTDKQQERTSPIKNKEGNQKAPFIVPTSETCTTPLTVSIPTFENVQTLPTPMTYTPLSPGNFSMSPIDQSSLNIPKRRSHARLLDDMLSIAQPNQRVVSELVAPANLLPQRVVSLPTVAEETFNSDSDSNTSKKSCLSESGDYTDKYDDETLQGFLLDHWDQPLLWRKVRPIGSGNFSNVLLYESMDQSDPKSAQVAVKRLKYPEELSHVEQINTSLRYKETLSRLENSLTRELQVLKSLNHPCIVKLLGINNPIFITSKKPLHDLIKKNPRALPPCDMIMSYCSAGDLLAAVMARNGGLELWLIQRIFAELALAVKYLHESNVIHRDLKLENVLLKYTFDDINSFKDSPIYYRQNVIELADFGLCKKIENDEMCTARCGSEDYVSPEILMGVPYDGHLSDTWALGVILYSLFEDRLPFDPPPNASMRQRSRATSHRIARFDWRWYRLSDDDTNTGKKIVENTLTRKNQRWSIDEIYDSPFVKDIVDKLDFS comes from the coding sequence ATGGATGAATTTAGTAGGCTCTTTTCACAGCCAAAGACACCTCAGTTGAAACAAGACGGATTTTCGGACTCCACTGACAAGCAACAGGAAAGGACATCACCTATTAAAAATAAGGAGGGAAACCAAAAAGCTCCTTTCATTGTACCCACTAGCGAAACTTGCACTACGCCCTTGACTGTGTCTATTCCAACGTTCGAGAATGTTCAAACTTTACCCACACCGATGACCTATACTCCGTTATCCCCAGGAAATTTCAGTATGTCACCCATAGATCAATCTTCATTAAATATTCCCAAAAGGCGAAGTCATGCACGCTTATTGGATGACATGCTTTCCATTGCGCAGCCAAACCAAAGAGTTGTTTCTGAGCTTGTTGCACCTGCGAATTTATTGCCTCAAAGAGTGGTTTCTTTACCAACAGTCGCTGAGGAGACATTCAATAGTGATTCTGATAGTAacacttcaaaaaaatcatgttTGTCAGAAAGTGGTGACTACACGGACAAATACGATGATGAAACGCTCCAGGGCTTTCTTCTGGATCATTGGGACCAGCCATTGCTATGGAGAAAGGTAAGGCCAATTGGTTCAGGAAACTTTAGTAATGTGCTTTTATATGAATCGATGGACCAAAGTGATCCTAAATCAGCGCAAGTGGCTGTAAAAAGGCTCAAATATCCTGAAGAATTATCACATGTCGAACAAATTAACACATCATTACGATATAAAGAAACTTTATCCCGTTTGGAAAATTCTTTGACTAGAGAACTTCAAGTTTTGAAATCGCTAAACCATCCATGTATAGTCAAACTACTTGGAATTAACAATCCAATTTTTATTACCAGCAAGAAGCCTTTACACGATTTGATTAAAAAGAACCCAAGAGCTCTACCGCCCTGTGACATGATTATGTCCTATTGTTCTGCAGGAGATTTATTAGCTGCCGTCATGGCCCGTAACGGTGGCTTAGAGTTATGGCTAATTCAAAGGATCTTTGCAGAGTTGGCTCTGGCAGTAAAATACTTGCATGAAAGTAATGTTATTCATCGTGACTTGAAGTTAGAAAACGTATTATTGAAATACACATTTGATGATATCAATAGTTTTAAGGATTCACCAATTTACTACAGGCAGAATGTTATTGAACTAGCGGACTTCGGtctttgtaaaaaaattgagaatGATGAAATGTGTACAGCAAGGTGTGGATCAGAGGACTATGTGTCTCCAGAAATATTGATGGGAGTTCCATATGATGGTCACTTGAGTGATACGTGGGCTTTAGGCGTCATATTATATAGTTTATTTGAGGATAGGTTACCATTTGATCCGCCTCCAAACGCTTCAATGAGACAGCGTAGCAGGGCCACGTCACACCGTATAGCTAGATTCGATTGGAGATGGTATAGGTTAAGTGATGATGACACTAATACGGGGAAAAAAATCGTGGAGAACACTTTAACGAGGAAAAACCAACGTTGGTCGATTGACGAGATTTACGATTCCCCGTTCGTTAAAGATATCGTTGATAAACTAGATTTTTCTTGA
- the APN1 gene encoding DNA-(apurinic or apyrimidinic site) lyase APN1, with protein MSSKTSFVRSAVSKYKFGAHMSGAGGISNSVTNAFNTGCNSFAMFLKSPRKWVSPQYTQEEINKFKKNCETYNYNPLTDILPHGQYFINLANPDKEKAEKSYESFMDDLKRCEQLGVGLYNLHPGSTLKGDHQLQLKQLASYLNKAIKETEFVKIVLENMAGTGNLVGSSLVDLKQVIGMIEDKSRIGVCIDTCHTFAAGYDISTTEAFHNFWKEFDDVIGFKHLSAIHLNDSKAPLGANRDLHERLGQGYLGIDVFRMIAHSKHLEGIPIVLETPYENDEGYGNEIKLLEWLESKSDSELLEDKEYLNKNETLQKLGAKSRKEQLDKFEVKQKKQAGGPKRKRATAESNNNDILSQMVKKRKVKKE; from the coding sequence ATGTCCTCAAAAACTAGTTTTGTTAGATCTGctgtttcaaaatataaattcGGTGCCCATATGTCGGGGGCCGGTGGAATTTCAAATAGTGTAACAAATGCATTTAACACTGGTTGTAATTCCTTTGCCATGTTTTTAAAATCTCCAAGAAAATGGGTGTCTCCACAGTATACACAAGAGGaaataaacaaattcaagaaaaattgtgAAACTTATAACTACAATCCACTAACTGATATCTTACCGCACGGCCAATATTTCATTAATTTAGCTAATCCAGATAAGGAAAAGGCTGAAAAGAGTTATGAATCGTTCATGGATGATTTAAAGAGATGTGAGCAATTGGGCGTTGGTCTCTATAACCTACATCCAGGTTCTACCTTAAAAGGCGACCATCAATTGCAATTGAAGCAATTGGCCTCATACTTGAACAAAGCtatcaaagaaacagaattTGTCAAGATTGTATTAGAAAATATGGCGGGTACCGGGAATCTGGTAGGAAGCTCCTTGGTAGACTTAAAGCAAGTTATCGGAATGATTGAAGACAAATCAAGAATAGGTGTTTGTATAGATACCTGTCATACCTTTGCCGCAGGCTACGATATAAGTACCACTGAGGCATTCCacaatttttggaaagaattCGACGATGTAATAGGATTCAAACATCTAAGCGCTATTCATTTGAACGACTCTAAGGCCCCACTTGGCGCAAATAGAGATTTGCACGAACGCTTGGGTCAAGGTTACTTGGGCATCGATGTCTTTAGGATGATTGCCCATTCCAAGCATCTTGAGGGTATTCCAATTGTCTTGGAGACTCCGTACGAGAATGATGAAGGCTATGGGAATGAAATCAAACTGTTAGAGTGGTTGGAATCCAAGAGTGACAGTGAATTGCTAGAAGACAAAGAGTacttaaataaaaatgagaCACTACAGAAGTTGGGTGCTAAGTCGCGTAAGGAACAATTAGATAAGTTTGAAgtaaaacagaaaaagcaaGCGGGAGGtcccaaaagaaaaagagctACTGCTGaatcaaataataatgacATCTTATCTCAaatggtaaaaaaaagaaaagttaagAAAGAATGA